In Rosa chinensis cultivar Old Blush chromosome 1, RchiOBHm-V2, whole genome shotgun sequence, a genomic segment contains:
- the LOC112166858 gene encoding receptor like protein 22 codes for MGILQANIRMVSVLVVLLVHLLVIAESLQKQASCSDEESYALLQFKHSFFINIDASLHDGAHSKTSSWKPEGGNSSCCSWEGVECDEGTGHVIGLDLSSSLLFGSINSSSTLFRLVHLQRLNLSDNHFNYSQIPTNIRNFPRLRYLDLSGSVFFGQVPLEVSHLSKLSSLDLSDNFLNGPFSDSLANLTELTYLSLENNNFKGSTLSWVGKLTKLTQLRLEGTNLIGNIPSSLGNLTQLTFLALPYNQLTGPIPSSLRNLGSLAYLDLGVNKFHSSIPEPLFNLTDLKTLYLDENGLTGQVDIFKVQNMTVLQLGGNKLEVITDSRTIDATILPMFKTLGLGSCGIKEFPYFLRYQQNLQWLDLSRNTLHGQVPKWMWNTSTQSLGFLALSYNFLSGFGQPNVVLPWVNLQVLFVGHNLLGGSPPIPPKHIIYYSLDGNKLTGELSPLMCNLSTLQYLDLSSNKLSGTILPCLGNFSNDLQALNLRSNSLHGILPQTYSNTSNLKMLDVSYNQLLGKIPRSLANCVKLESLVLSVNKFSDVFPFWLGSLPQLKLLAMHHNEFYGVIENTKENLHFSELRILDLSCNKFRGEFPSEYIFSGNAMRGIVLSQPTYMEASSYLNIGHAQLFSYQFEVTISNKGVERYYENIQEDLGVIDISSNNFHGKIPEFIGNLKGLRFVNISNNIFNGSIPSFFKNLTLVEALDLSQNQLSGEIPQQLAQLTSLAYFNVSCNNLTGSIPQGHQFHTFENTSFEGNPGLCGDPLTKRCGDSNAPPHLPPSSSIEENVSGSAFEFDWKFVLAGFGSGLLVGVVLADVAITRRRELFLDIVGTMIRQMKRIRRQRMY; via the coding sequence ATGGGGATATTGCAGGCCAATATTCGCATGGTTTCAGTATTAGTAGTTTTGCTGGTTCATCTTTTGGTTATTGCCGAGTCTTTGCAGAAGCAGGCATCTTGCTCGGATGAGGAGAGCTATGCCTTGCTTCAATTCAAGCATAGCTTTTTTATTAACATAGATGCTTCACTTCACGATGGCGCTCATTCAAAGACTTCATCATGGAAACCCGAAGGAGGAAATAGCAGCTGCTGCTCATGGGAGGGTGTTGAATGTGATGAAGGGACGGGTCATGTGATTGGCCTTGATCTTAGTAGCAGTCTTCTCTTTGGCTCTATCAACTCCAGCAGCACCCTCTTCCGTCTTGTTCATCTTCAGAGGCTGAATCTCTCTGATAATCACTTCAATTACTCTCAAATTCCTACTAACATTAGAAATTTTCCAAGGCTCAGGTATCTCGACCTCTCTGGCTCTGTGTTTTTTGGTCAAGTCCCATTGGAAGTTTCACACTTGTCCAAGTTGTCATCCCTGGACCTTTCTGATAACTTCCTTAATGGTCCATTTTCTGATTCATTAGCAAACCTTACTGAACTGACATACTTGTCGCTTGAAAATAACAATTTCAAAGGAAGTACTTTGTCCTGGGTTGGTAAGCTAACAAAACTTACTCAATTGCGTCTTGAAGGAACCAATTTAATTGGTAACATCCCATCTTCTCTAGGGAACCTCACACAGCTCACTTTTCTTGCTCTTCCTTACAATCAGCTAACTGGTCCAATCCCATCTTCGCTACGTAACCTTGGCAGTCTAGCTTATCTAGATCTTGGAGTGAATAAATTCCATAGTTCAATTCCAGAACCATTATTCAATCTTACGGATCTCAAGACCCTTTATCTAGATGAAAATGGCCTGACCGGTCAGGTAGACATTTTCAAGGTACAAAATATGACCGTTCTCCAACTAGGTGGTAACAAACTGGAAGTGATCACTGATTCCAGAACTATAGATGCAACTATACTTCCAATGTTTAAGACACTAGGATTGGGATCCTGCGGCATAAAAGAGTTCCCATATTTTCTAAGATATCAACAAAACTTGCAGTGGTTGGACCTTTCCAGAAATACATTGCATGGTCAAGTACCCAAATGGATGTGGAACACAAGCACACAAAGTTTGGGGTTCTTGGCCCTTTCTTACAACTTCCTTTCGGGCTTTGGCCAACCAAATGTTGTCCTTCCTTGGGTTAACCTACAAGTTTTATTTGTTGGACATAATTTGCTAGGTGGATCACCTCCCATACCTCCAAAGCACATCATCTATTATTCACTCGACGGCAACAAACTCACCGGGGAACTTTCACCATTAATGTGCAATCTAAGTACCCTTCAATACCTTGATTTGTCAAGTAACAAGTTGAGTGGCACCATTCTGCCGTGTCTTGGTAACTTCAGCAATGATCTACAAGCTTTAAATCTTCGAAGCAACTCTTTGCACGGCATTCTTCCTCAAACATACAGCAACACAAGCAACTTGAAGATGCTTGATGTCAGTTATAACCAATTGCTTGGGAAAATACCGAGGTCACTGGCGAATTGTGTGAAGCTTGAGTCTCTTGTTCTGTCAGTGAATAAATTCAGTGATGTTTTCCCCTTTTGGTTGGGCAGTCTCCCTCAGCTGAAACTCTTGGCGATGCACCACAATGAGTTCTATGGTGTGATTGAAAATACCAAAGAAAATCTTCATTTTTCTGAGTTGCGCATTCTTGACCTGTcttgcaataaattcagaggaGAGTTTCCCTCTGAATACATCTTTTCTGGCAATGCCATGAGAGGTATAGTTCTAAGCCAACCCACATATATGGAGGCGAGCTCATATCTTAATATCGGTCATGCACAATTATTTTCTTATCAGTTCGAAGTCACGATCTCAAACAAAGGTGTCGAGAGATACTACGAGAATATTCAAGAAGACCTCGGGGTGATTGATATCTCAAGCAATAATTTCCATggaaaaattccagaatttattGGGAACTTGAAGGGGCTTCGCTTTGTCAATATTTCCAATAACATCTTCAACGGCAGCATCCCATCATTCTTCAAAAATTTGACATTGGTTGAAGCATTGGACCTTTCACAGAACCAGCTCTCAGGAGAGATTCCTCAGCAACTAGCACAGCTTACATCTCTTGCGTATTTTAATGTCTCCTGCAACAATCTCACTGGTTCTATACCGCAAGGGCACCAATTTCATACATTCGAGAACACTTCATTCGAGGGAAACCCGGGATTGTGTGGAGACCCTTTGACAAAGAGATGTGGGGACTCTAATGCCCCACCTCATCTACCACCTTCAAGCAGCATTGAAGAAAATGTTTCGGGATCTGCTTTTGAATTTGACTGGAAATTTGTGTTGGCCGGATTTGGAAGTGGGTTGCTGGTGGGAGTGGTACTTGCAGACGTGGCGATCACACGGAGgcgtgagttgtttcttgacaTAGTTGGGACGATGATCAGACAAATGAAAAGGATCAGAAGGCAGAGGATGTACTAA